The Candidatus Neomarinimicrobiota bacterium nucleotide sequence TTTATCCGAATTCCGGAGAGCTTTACAACGGGGAAAATCGGACTTGGTCCGGCAGTTCAGAACCGCTTGAGTGCGGCAAAGATGCCGGAGAATGGTATAAAAAAGGCGCCAAATTGATTGGAGGTTGTTGCAGAATGGGACCGGAGCATATGAAAGCAATACGGGAGAATCTCGTGGCAATGTGATGCCCTGAATTCAACTCTGAATCAAAAGTTATCCCACATCACACCAATTTCTTACAATAATACATATATTCAATTTCGCGACAATATTTGGGACATTCAGGTATTTGTTGATTTGAAGGTATATGTGTTGTATTATTAAGTAATTAGGACTGATAAATAGATGTAAATTAAATAGGGAGATTAGCCATGAAACTACGTCCAGCTTCACTATTATGGCTTTTTGCGTTATCGGTAATTATAGCAGGGTGCGAAGATACTCAACCAACAGCAGTTAATACTGATTTGGAAGGTACCAATAACGTCACAGACGCATTGAGCAAGCGGTCCAAACCGTCCGCGAGTCAAGCTGAGGGTGATTCCGAGGTTCTCGCCAAGATGGTTGATATAAATGAAGAACTAGCAGCAAGCGGACTTAATTACGCAATAGAATCCATTGAATTTTTCACAATCGGAAAAGGCAGACCGAGCAATAGGATGCACCAACAGCCATTCCGCTGGGTTCCGGGC carries:
- a CDS encoding homocysteine S-methyltransferase family protein, which produces YPNSGELYNGENRTWSGSSEPLECGKDAGEWYKKGAKLIGGCCRMGPEHMKAIRENLVAM